CTTTAGGCTGAAAACCCTTTATCGACTTTTTATATTCTCTGCATGTTTGAAGGGGCAAAAGGtcttttttgatgtatatattggcACGATGATATTCCAATCACTTATCGAAAAAGAACAGATAGCACAAACCTGGCATTATTTGTTCTCAACCTTCCTGTCACCCTGCATTCAAAATCAGCAACCATCTTTGACAATTCATTTATATTACCAATTATTGTTTCCACCTGCTTTCTTAGTTCTATTTCTTTTGATTCAAGTGAGGACAAAAGAGTTTGCCTCTCCTCAGAAACAGCAAGGACCATATTTGCCCTGTGATTAGCTTCTTTTAACTCCTCCGCCTTCTCCTCAAGACTTTTATTTAATTGGGCTGCCTCCTCTTTCAATACTTCAATTTGCTCCATTGCTTCTGCCAACAGGCCCTTTACTACATTTATTTCTTTGTTGCACCTAGAAGCTAAGGTTTGTTGTTTACTTGCAAATTCTTTTGCAGCATTCAACTCTTGAGAAGCCTGCTCAAACTGATCCCTCTCTTTTGCTAGAGCAGCTGATGCATCTGTTACTAACTTCTCCTTTTCTTTCACTAAAATTGACAATCTGTCCTTCTCTTCAacctcaaattttaatttgttttccatCTCAATAATTTTTGTGTCAAGAGAAATTCGAATTTCTTTTTCATTCAAATGCTCCCAATACAGTTCCTGAAGCATAGCTTTGGCCTCCTTAATGCCTTCACCGGAAATCACTCCACAAATTTCTTGCATAATCTGGCACTCCATCTCTAaatcttcaatttcaatttttctagCACTTCCAGTATTAGTATCATTACTTTCATTAAGCATATCAAATCCCAAGTTTAATTCCTCAACTTCATTTCTTTCCCCGCCACCGAGACCCCTTAGAAAACAGGTATACACGTCTTCCCTTACAGAAGCTTCTATCAGTGACTCTTCCATGGCTAAATTGAGATCTCTTATCTGTTTTAGCATGCCTGCTTCTGCCAAAGAATGTTGAGGCCTCTTCTCAGTGGCATCTGAAACTTGGGACAAAAGGGACTTAACttcatattttttatctttaagCAAGTCTCTAAGCTGGTGATTTTCGGAAAGAAGGTTATCAAGCCTATCCTTTAAGTTACCGAAACTTAAAGTCTCCTGGGTAAATGCAGGATGTTTTTCATTCTCCACCAGGATATCATCCAATTTGAATATAATTTCTGAAATCTTCTTCCCTAGAATGTCAGATTCACCCTTAACCTTTTTATGTGGCACAGCAGAGCCTCCTCTAAGATTTAGATACTCTGCCCTTAGAACAAAATATTCATCGGTTTTCTTTTGCAGAACGGACTCATGGTGTCTCTTCATCTTTGtcattatattattaaaataagtcaCCATTTCATCTTTTGACATGTGCTTCAACGTGACAGCATCAAAGTTCTCAGGTATATCAGTCATAGAATCCTCCAGCTTTCCATTTCCATTTCCATCACAAACAGATTTTGAAGAAGTCACGAACTCACTTGCTGTCTTGCGTGAAAAGAAATCTGCATCATGTGATCCATGGGAAGTTGCATGCCCATTTTCTGAACTTGACAATGACTTCAAAACAGCATCCAATTCCGTCCGTAAACTAGAGATGGCATTCAACTTCTCATTTCGGTCACCACACAACTGAGCATACTGGTCCCACAGTTTGTACTCAAATTCTTCTTGCACAGTCCGAACTACACTACGCATTACCATGGCCTCAAGCTCCACTTCGATTAGATGTTCCTCCTGCCACTGACCAAGAGATGTCTTGGACAACTGTAGCATAACATCCATTCGTTTAAAAATGGTATCCACCATCATTCTCA
The sequence above is a segment of the Solanum dulcamara chromosome 11, daSolDulc1.2, whole genome shotgun sequence genome. Coding sequences within it:
- the LOC129875299 gene encoding WPP domain-associated protein isoform X2; translated protein: MGSSEVSENRVVRNRNGIKSHGEDDLEGMTNGGCEQMVNGAKENENLGDEILEDFDTYWEDVNDRLMVSRMVSDSVIKGIVSAVEQEAAERLLDKHRELTNLKEYLQFHEGGLSTTEFESLGSLMSQDELENMIFRKRMTLSDVFMEHGKMGDFLDGLRSLAKDECKKLKKSIDELRRSNSIWNRSSHVEMVELEGILQEEESGIWVQLDKPLDNMRMMVDTIFKRMDVMLQLSKTSLGQWQEEHLIEVELEAMVMRSVVRTVQEEFEYKLWDQYAQLCGDRNEKLNAISSLRTELDAVLKSLSSSENGHATSHGSHDADFFSRKTASEFVTSSKSVCDGNGNGKLEDSMTDIPENFDAVTLKHMSKDEMVTYFNNIMTKMKRHHESVLQKKTDEYFVLRAEYLNLRGGSAVPHKKVKGESDILGKKISEIIFKLDDILVENEKHPAFTQETLSFGNLKDRLDNLLSENHQLRDLLKDKKYEVKSLLSQVSDATEKRPQHSLAEAGMLKQIRDLNLAMEESLIEASVREDVYTCFLRGLGGGERNEVEELNLGFDMLNESNDTNTGSARKIEIEDLEMECQIMQEICGVISGEGIKEAKAMLQELYWEHLNEKEIRISLDTKIIEMENKLKFEVEEKDRLSILVKEKEKLVTDASAALAKERDQFEQASQELNAAKEFASKQQTLASRCNKEINVVKGLLAEAMEQIEVLKEEAAQLNKSLEEKAEELKEANHRANMVLAVSEERQTLLSSLESKEIELRKQVETIIGNINELSKMVADFECRVTGRLRTNNARFEHSYSQLDSLVKKANLLRRTTLLYQQRLEKRCSDFQLAEAEVDLLGDEVDTLLSLVEKIYIALDHYSPVLQHYPGIMEILKVIKRELTGESTKLVKSSPA
- the LOC129875299 gene encoding WPP domain-associated protein isoform X1, which encodes MGSSEVSENRVVRNRNGIKSHGEDDLEGMTNGGCEQMVNGAKENENLGDEILEDFDTYWEDVNDRLMVSRMVSDSVIKGIVSAVEQEAAERLLDKHRELTNLKEYLQFHEGGLSTTEFESLGSLMSQDELENMIFRKRMTLSDVFMEHGKMGDFLDGLRSLAKDECKKLKKSIDELRRSNSIWNRSSHVEMVELEGILQEEESGIWVQLDKPLDNMRMMVDTIFKRMDVMLQLSKTSLGQWQEEHLIEVELEAMVMRSVVRTVQEEFEYKLWDQYAQLCGDRNEKLNAISSLRTELDAVLKSLSSSENGHATSHGSHDADFFSRKTASEFVTSSKSVCDGNGNGKLEDSMTDIPENFDAVTLKHMSKDEMVTYFNNIMTKMKRHHESVLQKKTDEYFVLRAEYLNLRGGSAVPHKKVKGESDILGKKISEIIFKLDDILVENEKHPAFTQETLSFGNLKDRLDNLLSENHQLRDLLKDKKYEVKSLLSQVSDATEKRPQHSLAEAGMLKQIRDLNLAMEESLIEASVREDVYTCFLRGLGGGERNEVEELNLGFDMLNESNDTNTGSARKIEIEDLEMECQIMQEICGVISGEGIKEAKAMLQELYWEHLNEKEIRISLDTKIIEMENKLKFEVEEKDRLSILVKEKEKLVTDASAALAKERDQFEQASQELNAAKEFASKQQTLASRCNKEINVVKGLLAEAMEQIEVLKEEAAQLNKSLEEKAEELKEANHRANMVLAVSEERQTLLSSLESKEIELRKQVETIIGNINELSKMVADFECRVTGRLRTNNASTSRFEHSYSQLDSLVKKANLLRRTTLLYQQRLEKRCSDFQLAEAEVDLLGDEVDTLLSLVEKIYIALDHYSPVLQHYPGIMEILKVIKRELTGESTKLVKSSPA